A genomic segment from uncultured Alistipes sp. encodes:
- a CDS encoding bifunctional 3-deoxy-7-phosphoheptulonate synthase/chorismate mutase type II produces the protein MMNDLQPIVLPGVDPRRPLVIAGPCSAETEEQVIQTARTLASEGIRIYRAGLWKPRTKPGGFEGVGEQGIAWLQRVKHETGMYTATEVATRRHVEAALKGGIDLLWIGARTAANPFAMQEIADALRGVDVPVLVKNPVSPDLELWIGAIERIHNAGIRRLGAIHRGFTSIDKSIYRNHPMWAIPIELHRRLPSLPIFCDPSHIGGKRELIAPLSQQAMDIGFDGLIIEAHCSPDCAWSDKAQQVTPDALAYILRNLVIREQTITTESLNELRAQIDKLDDQLLEILVRRMRVSRDIGQYKKEHDMPILQAQRYEELLARRAAQAVELGMDREFMRTVLQAIHEESVRQQMEVLGK, from the coding sequence ATTATGAACGATCTCCAACCCATCGTACTTCCCGGGGTCGATCCCCGGCGTCCGTTAGTCATTGCCGGCCCGTGCAGTGCCGAAACCGAAGAACAGGTCATCCAGACCGCCCGTACCCTTGCATCCGAAGGGATCCGGATCTACCGTGCCGGGCTCTGGAAACCCCGCACCAAACCCGGAGGCTTCGAGGGCGTCGGTGAACAGGGTATCGCCTGGCTCCAGCGCGTGAAGCACGAAACCGGCATGTACACCGCCACGGAAGTCGCCACCCGCCGACACGTCGAAGCAGCCCTGAAGGGTGGAATCGACCTGCTCTGGATCGGAGCCCGTACGGCCGCCAACCCCTTCGCCATGCAGGAGATTGCCGATGCGCTGCGCGGGGTAGACGTCCCCGTGCTGGTGAAGAACCCCGTCAGCCCCGACCTCGAACTCTGGATCGGAGCCATCGAGCGCATCCACAACGCCGGGATCCGACGTCTGGGAGCCATCCACCGCGGATTCACCTCCATCGACAAGAGCATCTACCGCAACCACCCCATGTGGGCCATTCCCATCGAGCTGCACCGGCGCCTGCCGTCGTTGCCGATCTTCTGCGACCCGAGCCACATCGGCGGCAAACGCGAACTGATCGCCCCGCTCTCGCAGCAGGCCATGGACATCGGGTTCGACGGCCTAATCATCGAGGCGCACTGCTCGCCCGACTGCGCCTGGAGCGACAAGGCCCAGCAGGTGACGCCCGACGCGCTGGCCTACATCCTCCGCAATCTGGTGATCCGCGAGCAGACCATCACCACCGAAAGCCTCAACGAACTGCGCGCCCAGATCGACAAACTCGACGATCAGCTGCTCGAAATTCTGGTCCGCCGGATGCGCGTTTCACGCGACATCGGGCAGTACAAGAAGGAGCACGACATGCCGATCCTCCAGGCACAGCGCTACGAGGAGCTGCTGGCACGCCGGGCAGCCCAGGCCGTGGAGCTGGGTATGGACCGCGAGTTCATGCGCACGGTGCTGCAGGCCATCCACGAAGAGTCGGTCCGCCAGCAGATGGAGGTACTCGGCAAGTAG
- a CDS encoding inorganic phosphate transporter, translated as MSPLFTAIVIILAILAVMGIVVGVANDAINFLNSAIGSKVAPRRTILWVAAAGILVGTLTSSGMMEVARSGVFYPAQFSFQEIMMLFLGMMLGNVLLLDLYNTLGLPTSTTVSMVFGLLGAAVATALFHIAADPAFSLQDLSQFINTGKAMVIIAAILLSVAFAFVAGLFYMYVSRLIFSFRYAPAFRRWGAVWCGVSLSGILYFALFKGLKSSGLIPTSVSEYVTDHVLLTLLAFWAVASIALWLFQRMRLNIIRITILSGTFALALAFAGNDLVNFIGVPLASFDAWQIAREAGSETIMMGALEAPVRTDFLILLASGLIMVLTLFFSKKSQHVAETELSLASQHEEDERFGSTFLSRGLVRLTLMANHLWAGIVPKRMQKAIDRRFEPLPVEERASAQYDMIRAVVNLTAASILIAIGTSYKLPLSTTYVVFMVAMGSSLADRTWGRESAVYRITGVMAVISGWFITALGGFLIALAVTALLLWGGWIAVAALTVLCAWLLIRSHRKTPELKAEAEKALLPLEKAETPDEVLCACIGEVCNTMQEVTRIYNRTLVAVFKENRKVLKEMVRDSERLFSEARERKYNIMPTLRRLQQCDIDTGHFYVQVVDYLSEVTKALIHITRPSFEHIDNNHEGMSKEQIVDLMRVNDQVEEIFDKINEMLASKDFTDLDRVLDMRDRLFDTIVEAVKSQLRRINSNPSTSTRASVLYLTILNETKTMVLQSRNLLKSQHYFLESQHEIAPSRQ; from the coding sequence ATGTCGCCCTTGTTTACAGCCATCGTCATCATCCTGGCCATCCTGGCCGTGATGGGCATCGTCGTGGGTGTCGCCAACGACGCCATCAACTTCCTCAACTCGGCCATCGGCTCGAAAGTCGCACCCCGCCGCACGATCCTCTGGGTCGCCGCGGCCGGAATCCTCGTCGGAACGCTCACCTCCAGCGGCATGATGGAGGTCGCCCGCAGCGGCGTCTTCTACCCGGCGCAGTTCTCCTTTCAGGAGATCATGATGCTCTTCCTCGGCATGATGCTCGGAAACGTCCTGCTGCTCGACCTCTACAACACCCTCGGGCTCCCCACCTCGACCACCGTCTCGATGGTCTTCGGGCTGCTCGGCGCCGCCGTCGCCACGGCCCTCTTCCACATCGCCGCCGACCCCGCCTTCTCGCTCCAGGACCTCTCGCAGTTCATCAACACCGGGAAGGCCATGGTCATCATCGCCGCCATCCTCCTCTCCGTGGCCTTCGCCTTCGTCGCGGGTCTCTTCTACATGTACGTCTCGCGCCTGATCTTCTCGTTCCGCTACGCCCCCGCATTCCGGCGCTGGGGTGCCGTATGGTGCGGAGTCTCCCTCTCCGGGATCCTCTACTTCGCACTCTTCAAGGGGCTCAAGAGCTCGGGACTCATCCCCACCTCGGTCTCGGAATACGTCACCGACCACGTGCTGCTCACGCTCCTCGCCTTCTGGGCCGTGGCATCCATCGCGCTGTGGCTCTTCCAGCGGATGCGGCTCAACATCATCCGCATCACGATCCTCTCCGGCACCTTCGCCCTGGCCCTGGCCTTCGCAGGAAACGACCTCGTGAACTTCATCGGCGTGCCCCTGGCCAGCTTCGACGCCTGGCAGATCGCCCGCGAGGCCGGCAGCGAAACCATCATGATGGGAGCCCTCGAAGCCCCGGTCCGCACGGACTTCCTGATCCTGCTCGCCTCGGGACTGATCATGGTGTTGACGCTCTTCTTCTCGAAAAAGTCCCAGCACGTGGCTGAGACCGAACTCTCGCTCGCCTCGCAGCACGAAGAGGATGAGCGCTTCGGCTCGACGTTCCTCTCGCGCGGGCTGGTGCGCCTGACGCTGATGGCCAACCACCTCTGGGCCGGCATCGTCCCCAAACGGATGCAGAAGGCCATCGACCGGCGCTTCGAGCCCCTGCCCGTCGAGGAGCGCGCCTCGGCGCAGTACGACATGATCCGCGCCGTGGTGAACCTCACCGCCGCCTCGATCCTGATCGCCATCGGTACCTCCTACAAACTCCCGCTCTCGACCACCTACGTCGTCTTCATGGTGGCGATGGGTTCGTCGCTGGCCGACCGCACCTGGGGACGCGAAAGCGCCGTCTACCGCATTACGGGCGTCATGGCCGTCATCTCGGGGTGGTTCATCACCGCACTGGGAGGATTCCTCATCGCACTGGCCGTCACGGCCCTGCTGCTCTGGGGCGGCTGGATCGCCGTTGCGGCACTCACGGTTCTCTGCGCCTGGCTGCTCATCCGCAGCCACCGCAAGACCCCCGAGTTGAAGGCCGAGGCCGAAAAGGCCCTGCTGCCCCTCGAAAAGGCCGAAACCCCCGACGAGGTGCTCTGCGCCTGCATCGGCGAGGTCTGCAACACCATGCAGGAGGTCACGCGCATCTACAACCGCACGCTCGTGGCCGTCTTCAAGGAGAACCGCAAGGTCCTCAAGGAGATGGTCCGCGACTCGGAACGCCTCTTCTCGGAGGCCCGTGAGCGCAAGTACAACATCATGCCCACGCTGCGGCGCCTGCAACAGTGCGACATCGACACCGGGCACTTCTACGTCCAGGTGGTCGACTACCTCTCGGAGGTGACCAAGGCCCTGATCCACATCACGCGCCCCTCGTTCGAACACATCGACAACAACCACGAGGGCATGTCGAAGGAGCAGATCGTCGACCTGATGCGCGTGAACGACCAGGTGGAGGAGATCTTCGACAAGATCAACGAGATGCTCGCCTCGAAGGACTTCACGGATCTCGACCGGGTGCTCGACATGCGCGACCGCCTCTTCGACACGATCGTCGAGGCCGTCAAGAGCCAGCTGCGGCGCATCAACAGCAACCCCTCGACCTCGACCCGCGCCAGCGTGCTCTACCTGACGATCCTCAACGAAACCAAGACCATGGTGCTCCAGTCGCGGAACCTGCTCAAGTCGCAGCACTACTTCCTGGAATCGCAGCACGAAATCGCTCCGTCAAGGCAATAG
- a CDS encoding CPBP family intramembrane glutamic endopeptidase has translation MIQSKTARILYSIIASIIIIFFWRNIGFVTTLFDIPSNSILGLSIKALLLSLVTLILTIVVIRPKELFSFLGLSGNILKGFGIALLCVLPLYLVFPFFGNLNTELTFSVFYDRCILTGFKEELVFRAFMFGLLFRYAKTGFFWAVILPALYFGSVHLYQGHDALSALAAFGVTFIGALYFSWIYVEWNFNIWIPIGLHTLMNGAWHVFTMEGTEVAAGGLVSNIVRIISIALAIAITIYYHKKRGGKIFDYPIWEF, from the coding sequence ATGATTCAATCGAAAACAGCAAGGATACTGTATTCTATCATTGCGAGCATTATTATAATCTTCTTCTGGAGAAACATAGGCTTTGTAACAACACTTTTCGATATACCGAGCAATTCTATCCTCGGGCTGTCGATAAAGGCATTGCTCCTTTCGCTTGTTACTTTGATTTTGACAATAGTTGTAATTAGACCGAAAGAACTGTTTTCTTTTCTCGGGCTGAGTGGAAATATTCTCAAAGGATTTGGTATCGCACTCCTTTGCGTGCTACCGTTGTATCTTGTATTCCCTTTTTTCGGCAACCTTAATACAGAGTTGACATTCTCCGTGTTTTATGATAGATGTATTCTGACAGGATTCAAGGAGGAACTGGTGTTTCGGGCTTTCATGTTTGGTTTGCTTTTCCGATATGCAAAAACAGGTTTCTTCTGGGCGGTCATATTGCCGGCCCTCTATTTTGGCTCCGTGCATCTCTATCAGGGACACGATGCGCTTTCGGCACTCGCGGCTTTCGGTGTAACCTTTATCGGCGCACTCTATTTCAGTTGGATATATGTCGAGTGGAATTTCAATATATGGATTCCAATCGGATTACATACACTGATGAACGGAGCCTGGCATGTTTTCACCATGGAGGGTACAGAAGTCGCAGCGGGAGGCTTGGTTTCCAACATTGTCCGAATTATCAGCATTGCATTGGCTATTGCCATTACAATCTATTATCATAAGAAGAGAGGTGGGAAAATCTTTGATTATCCCATTTGGGAATTCTAA
- a CDS encoding HAMP domain-containing sensor histidine kinase encodes MATALRSRLSYHRRLFLLLLAFSWVLVACFIVFQYGREKHFKAERLNARLQLLNLRMLDALDEGVEPAACIAAHNGPFEELRVTIIDRQGNVLFDNSLDTLPAANHLDRPEVAEALAHGSGYTIRRHSESTHRNYFYSAMLGDRYIIRSAVPYSVPLSTVLAADRVFLWFMLGVTLLMSIAGYFATRRLGHNISRLNDFAQRAERGERIDEPESFPHDELGEISNHIIRLYARLQQTTADRDREHALALHEEQEKIRIKKQLTNNINHELKTPVAAIQGYLETLLANPSLDAGRRTEFLEKSCAQIERLRRLLSDVATITRMDEASQVIRKEPVVVNDLIAEVAEEMALKPAEQRLRVNVDFPERVEVVGNPALLSSIFRNLADNAAAYSGGRDIYIRLLDNSPEACTILFADNGIGVSDEHLPHLFERFYRVDKGRSRKLGGTGLGLSIVKNAVMIHGGTISARNRERGGLEFRFTLRKKG; translated from the coding sequence ATGGCTACGGCTTTGAGGAGTAGGCTCTCCTACCACCGGAGGCTCTTCCTGCTGCTGCTGGCCTTCTCGTGGGTGCTGGTGGCCTGCTTCATCGTGTTCCAGTACGGACGCGAGAAGCACTTCAAGGCCGAACGCCTCAACGCCCGGCTGCAACTCCTCAACCTGCGGATGCTCGACGCACTGGACGAAGGCGTCGAACCCGCAGCCTGCATCGCTGCCCATAACGGGCCCTTCGAGGAGCTGCGCGTGACGATCATCGACCGTCAGGGGAACGTCCTCTTCGACAACTCGCTCGACACGCTCCCCGCAGCCAACCACCTCGACCGCCCGGAAGTCGCCGAGGCCCTGGCCCACGGCTCCGGATACACCATCCGCCGACACTCGGAGAGCACCCACCGCAACTACTTCTACTCGGCGATGCTCGGCGACCGCTATATCATCCGGTCGGCCGTGCCCTACTCCGTACCGCTGAGCACGGTCCTGGCCGCCGACCGCGTATTCCTCTGGTTCATGCTCGGGGTCACGCTGCTGATGAGCATCGCGGGATACTTCGCCACACGGCGGCTGGGGCACAACATCTCGCGGCTGAACGACTTCGCCCAGCGCGCCGAACGCGGCGAACGGATCGACGAACCGGAGTCCTTCCCCCACGATGAACTGGGCGAAATCTCGAACCACATCATCCGGCTCTACGCCCGACTGCAGCAGACGACGGCCGACCGCGATCGCGAACACGCCCTGGCCCTGCACGAGGAACAGGAGAAGATCCGCATCAAGAAACAGCTCACGAACAACATCAACCACGAGTTGAAAACCCCCGTAGCGGCCATCCAGGGCTATCTGGAGACACTGCTGGCCAACCCTTCGCTCGACGCGGGCAGACGCACGGAGTTCCTCGAAAAGAGCTGCGCGCAGATCGAACGCCTACGCCGTCTGCTCTCCGACGTGGCGACCATCACCCGCATGGACGAAGCGAGCCAGGTGATCCGCAAGGAGCCCGTCGTCGTGAACGACCTGATCGCCGAGGTGGCCGAAGAGATGGCATTGAAACCTGCCGAACAGCGGCTGCGCGTGAATGTCGACTTCCCGGAGCGGGTCGAGGTTGTAGGGAATCCCGCCCTGCTGAGTTCGATCTTCCGCAACCTCGCGGACAACGCCGCCGCCTACTCCGGCGGGCGCGACATCTACATCCGGCTGCTGGACAATTCGCCCGAAGCGTGCACGATCCTCTTCGCCGACAACGGAATCGGTGTCAGCGACGAGCACCTTCCCCACCTCTTCGAACGCTTCTACCGCGTCGACAAGGGGCGTTCGCGCAAGCTCGGGGGAACGGGGCTCGGGCTCTCGATCGTCAAAAACGCCGTGATGATCCACGGAGGGACGATCTCCGCCCGCAACCGCGAACGCGGAGGTCTCGAATTCCGCTTCACACTCCGGAAAAAAGGCTGA
- a CDS encoding prephenate dehydratase, with translation MEQIAIQGIAGCYHETAARRYFSDRQIGVLPCSSFDILFSRMSADPALLGIAAIENTIAGSLLPNHELLQRSRARIVGEQKLRISHVIAALPGQTLDEIREVHSHPIALMQCGEFLKSLPGMKVVERDDTAGSAREIAEEKLPATAAICGADAAELYGLEILQRGIETNKHNFTRFLILADVSRAAEFHDPARTNKASLVFTLRHTQGSLSKVLTVLSFYDINLTKIQSLPIIGREWEYQFYVDVTFDDPVRYRQAVDAARPLTSDFRVLGEYAECPNPEI, from the coding sequence ATGGAGCAAATCGCCATACAGGGCATCGCAGGATGCTATCACGAAACCGCCGCCCGGCGCTACTTCTCCGATCGACAAATCGGCGTACTCCCCTGTTCGAGTTTCGACATCCTCTTCAGCCGCATGTCCGCAGACCCCGCCCTGCTGGGAATCGCCGCCATCGAGAACACCATCGCCGGAAGCCTGCTCCCCAACCACGAACTCCTCCAGCGCAGCCGTGCCCGGATCGTCGGAGAACAGAAACTCCGCATCTCGCACGTCATCGCCGCACTCCCCGGACAAACCCTCGACGAAATCCGAGAAGTACACTCCCATCCCATCGCCCTGATGCAGTGCGGCGAATTCCTCAAAAGCCTGCCCGGGATGAAGGTCGTCGAACGCGACGACACCGCAGGAAGCGCCCGCGAAATCGCCGAAGAAAAACTACCTGCCACGGCCGCCATCTGCGGAGCCGACGCCGCGGAACTATACGGCCTCGAAATCCTCCAGCGCGGCATCGAAACCAATAAACACAACTTTACCCGCTTCCTGATCCTCGCCGACGTGAGCCGCGCCGCGGAGTTCCACGATCCCGCACGAACCAACAAGGCCTCGCTCGTCTTCACGCTCCGTCACACCCAGGGAAGCCTCTCGAAGGTCCTCACCGTACTCTCGTTCTACGACATCAACCTCACGAAAATCCAGTCCCTGCCGATCATCGGCCGCGAATGGGAGTATCAGTTCTACGTCGACGTCACCTTCGACGACCCCGTGCGATACCGGCAGGCCGTCGATGCCGCCCGCCCGCTCACCAGCGACTTCCGCGTCCTGGGCGAATATGCCGAATGTCCCAATCCGGAGATCTGA
- a CDS encoding site-specific integrase, with product MMHEKEIIRLRRKRIQSGESLYLDSYFKGKRRYEFLRLYLIPERTKADKLKNEQTLRLANTIKSKRLVELFNNKYGFSNEKPEVNLIQYIRLVMENKEKQGKTGIKSTFETLIYHLTKYRGERILLSDLDDRYTKGFVLYLSTAISRTSGKTLKTSSQHNIYTSLKTIVHQAIKDDLLTTDPTKSIDPPRMILPHKEFLTEKELKRLIQTPCSKEIVKRSFLFCCFTGLRISDVRELTWKKVIFEEQGVHINYRQKKTKIENYVPLSENAISVLPPKDDKSDSDPVFPLPQETTIRKTLKEWMTNAKIDKHITFHSSRHTCATLLLNSGVDIYTVKEILGHTDIGTTMKYTKVIDKTKRIAVNKIPNLYSTKEESEGVPM from the coding sequence ATGATGCACGAGAAAGAGATCATAAGATTGCGAAGGAAGAGAATTCAATCGGGGGAATCCCTCTACCTCGACAGTTATTTCAAGGGAAAACGGAGATATGAATTTCTTCGGTTGTATCTAATACCCGAACGGACAAAAGCAGATAAACTCAAGAATGAACAGACTCTCCGTCTTGCAAATACGATCAAGTCAAAACGATTGGTGGAACTGTTCAACAACAAATACGGATTCTCAAACGAGAAACCGGAAGTCAATCTGATCCAGTACATCCGTTTGGTCATGGAGAACAAGGAGAAACAGGGGAAAACCGGAATCAAGAGTACCTTTGAAACGTTAATCTACCATCTGACCAAATATCGAGGGGAAAGAATTCTGCTATCCGATCTGGACGATCGATACACCAAGGGATTCGTTCTCTATCTCTCTACCGCAATTTCACGAACGAGTGGAAAGACTTTGAAAACATCCTCTCAACACAACATCTACACGAGTTTAAAAACGATTGTTCATCAAGCAATTAAAGATGATCTGTTGACAACCGATCCGACGAAATCGATCGATCCTCCCCGAATGATTCTCCCCCACAAGGAGTTCCTGACGGAAAAGGAGTTGAAACGACTGATTCAGACTCCCTGTTCGAAAGAGATCGTGAAACGATCGTTCCTGTTCTGTTGTTTCACTGGTTTGAGAATCTCCGATGTTCGGGAACTCACTTGGAAAAAGGTGATCTTCGAGGAACAAGGAGTACACATCAACTACCGACAGAAGAAGACCAAAATCGAGAACTATGTTCCACTATCGGAGAATGCAATTTCAGTCTTACCTCCGAAAGACGACAAATCGGACTCCGATCCGGTCTTCCCGTTACCACAGGAGACAACGATCCGCAAAACATTAAAGGAATGGATGACGAATGCAAAGATCGACAAACATATCACCTTCCATTCATCCAGACATACATGTGCAACCTTGTTGTTGAATTCGGGAGTGGACATCTATACCGTCAAGGAGATCCTGGGACATACCGACATAGGAACCACCATGAAGTACACGAAGGTAATCGACAAAACCAAACGGATTGCAGTCAACAAGATCCCGAATTTATATTCGACGAAAGAGGAATCCGAAGGAGTTCCCATGTGA
- a CDS encoding aminotransferase class I/II-fold pyridoxal phosphate-dependent enzyme — translation MVDIFARLEKNAGGPIGQYMAYAHGYYAFPKLEGEIGPHMTFRGKKMLNWSLNNYLGLANHPEVRKADAEGAAQFGMAAPMGARMMSGQTVYHEQLERELAAFVGKEDAFLLNFGYQGMLSIIDCLLSPRDVVVYDAEAHACIIDGLRLHKGKRFVFGHNDMDSLRLQLKHATELAEEQNGGVLVITEGVFGMKGDLGKLDEIVAMKKDFQFRLLVDDAHGFGTMGEGGRGTASHFGVVDGVDVLFNTFAKSMAGIGAFVCGPRWLINLLRYNMRSQLYAKSLPMPMVIGALKRLDLIRTHPEFQQKLWEIVRALQSSLKENGFNIGVTNSPVTPVFLKGGIQEATNLVVDLRENHGIFCSMVIYPVIPKGEIILRVIPTAAHTLEDVKVTIEAFKAVRSKLESGYYASLPIPMRADEGFKVR, via the coding sequence ATGGTTGATATTTTTGCACGCCTGGAGAAAAATGCCGGCGGACCTATCGGTCAGTATATGGCTTACGCTCACGGCTATTATGCATTCCCCAAGCTTGAGGGCGAGATCGGTCCCCACATGACCTTTCGGGGCAAGAAAATGCTCAACTGGAGCTTGAACAACTACCTGGGACTGGCCAACCATCCCGAAGTCCGCAAGGCCGACGCCGAAGGCGCTGCCCAGTTCGGTATGGCTGCCCCGATGGGCGCCCGCATGATGAGCGGCCAGACCGTCTATCACGAACAGCTCGAACGTGAACTCGCCGCCTTCGTCGGCAAGGAGGACGCTTTCCTGCTCAATTTCGGCTACCAGGGTATGCTGTCGATCATCGACTGCCTGCTCTCGCCTCGTGACGTGGTGGTCTACGATGCCGAGGCTCATGCCTGCATCATCGACGGCCTGCGTCTGCACAAGGGCAAGCGTTTCGTCTTCGGCCACAATGACATGGATTCGCTGCGCCTCCAGCTCAAACACGCTACGGAACTGGCCGAGGAGCAGAACGGCGGTGTGCTGGTCATCACCGAGGGTGTGTTCGGCATGAAGGGCGACCTGGGCAAGCTCGACGAGATCGTTGCCATGAAGAAGGATTTCCAGTTCCGGCTGCTGGTCGACGATGCCCACGGCTTCGGTACGATGGGCGAGGGCGGTCGCGGTACGGCTTCGCACTTCGGAGTGGTTGACGGTGTGGACGTGCTGTTCAATACCTTCGCCAAGTCGATGGCCGGAATCGGCGCTTTCGTCTGCGGCCCCCGCTGGCTGATCAACCTGCTGCGTTACAACATGCGTTCGCAGCTCTATGCCAAGTCGCTGCCCATGCCGATGGTTATCGGAGCCTTGAAGCGTCTGGATCTGATCCGTACGCATCCCGAATTCCAGCAGAAACTCTGGGAGATCGTTCGCGCCCTGCAGAGCAGCCTGAAGGAGAACGGTTTCAATATCGGCGTGACGAACTCGCCCGTAACTCCGGTTTTCCTGAAAGGCGGTATCCAGGAGGCTACGAACCTGGTTGTGGACCTGCGTGAGAATCACGGCATTTTCTGCTCGATGGTGATCTATCCTGTCATTCCGAAGGGCGAAATCATCCTGCGCGTGATCCCGACGGCTGCCCACACGCTGGAGGACGTAAAGGTTACGATCGAAGCCTTCAAGGCCGTGCGGAGCAAACTCGAAAGCGGTTATTACGCTTCGCTTCCGATTCCGATGCGTGCCGACGAAGGATTCAAGGTTCGCTAA
- a CDS encoding DUF2721 domain-containing protein — MEELTLTTPALLFSAVSLILLAYTNRFLSYAQLVRTLKEQYLQHPSKVTQAQIDNLRRRLHLTRTMQALGVSSLFLCVVTMFLIYVDFFTLSAWVFGAALLLLIASLGVSIWEIQISVRALEIHLRDMEK; from the coding sequence ATGGAAGAACTTACGCTGACTACCCCAGCCCTGCTGTTTTCGGCCGTTTCGCTGATCCTGCTGGCCTACACGAACCGCTTTCTCTCCTATGCGCAACTGGTCCGCACGCTCAAGGAGCAGTACCTGCAGCACCCTTCGAAGGTGACGCAGGCACAGATCGACAACCTCCGCCGCCGCCTCCACCTCACCCGCACGATGCAGGCGCTCGGGGTGTCGAGCCTGTTTCTGTGTGTGGTGACGATGTTTCTGATCTATGTCGATTTCTTCACGCTTTCGGCCTGGGTGTTCGGGGCTGCGCTGCTGCTGCTGATCGCCTCGCTGGGGGTTTCGATCTGGGAGATCCAGATCTCGGTCCGGGCGCTGGAGATCCACCTCAGGGATATGGAGAAATAG
- a CDS encoding response regulator transcription factor, which yields MAKHKILVVDDEESLCEILQFNLEVEGYDVEVAYSAEQALGMHPERYSLILLDVMMGEMSGFRMARILKENPETARIPVIFCTARDSEDDTVAGLNLGADDYIAKPFSIREVLARVRSVLRRTAASGSEPETIAFEGLEMDLRRKVCTLDGAELSLTKKEFEILALLLAHRGVIFSREEILHRIWSDEVIVLDRTIDVNITRLRRKIGPYGKHIVTRLGYGYGFEE from the coding sequence ATGGCAAAACACAAAATCCTCGTGGTCGACGACGAAGAGTCGCTGTGCGAAATCCTCCAGTTCAACCTCGAAGTCGAAGGTTATGACGTCGAGGTCGCCTACAGCGCCGAACAGGCCCTCGGAATGCACCCCGAACGCTATTCGCTCATCCTGCTCGATGTCATGATGGGCGAAATGAGCGGCTTCCGCATGGCCCGCATCCTCAAGGAGAATCCCGAAACGGCCCGTATCCCCGTGATCTTCTGCACGGCCCGCGACTCCGAAGACGATACTGTCGCCGGGCTGAACCTCGGCGCCGACGACTACATCGCCAAACCCTTCTCCATCCGCGAAGTCCTCGCCCGCGTGCGCAGCGTCCTGCGCCGCACCGCAGCCTCCGGCTCCGAACCCGAAACCATCGCTTTCGAAGGGCTCGAAATGGACCTCCGGCGCAAGGTCTGCACCCTCGACGGCGCGGAACTCTCCCTCACCAAGAAGGAGTTCGAAATCCTCGCCCTGCTCCTCGCCCATCGCGGCGTGATCTTCTCCCGCGAGGAGATTCTCCACCGTATCTGGAGCGACGAGGTCATCGTCCTCGACCGCACCATCGACGTCAACATCACCCGTCTGCGCCGCAAGATCGGACCTTACGGAAAGCACATCGTAACCCGGCTGGGATATGGCTACGGCTTTGAGGAGTAG